One genomic segment of Desulfomicrobium sp. ZS1 includes these proteins:
- a CDS encoding Rrf2 family transcriptional regulator, translating into MRLTTRSRYGTRLLLDIALNQDKGWVNTTDIARRQKISQKYIEKLITGLRRGGLIESKRGPFGGHKLAKPAMDITVGDVVRSLEEKVALTQCAEGEPICGECSLAGECVTQFVWIEASNVLMQTLDSYRLGDLIARKG; encoded by the coding sequence ATGCGTTTGACCACGCGAAGCCGGTATGGAACTCGATTGCTGCTCGATATTGCCTTGAATCAGGACAAGGGTTGGGTCAATACGACGGATATTGCCAGGCGTCAGAAAATTTCACAGAAATACATCGAAAAATTGATCACGGGTCTTCGGCGTGGCGGGCTCATCGAGAGCAAACGCGGTCCTTTTGGCGGTCACAAGCTGGCCAAGCCTGCCATGGATATCACTGTTGGGGACGTGGTGCGGTCCTTGGAAGAAAAAGTGGCCCTGACCCAGTGCGCCGAAGGGGAGCCCATCTGCGGGGAGTGTTCTCTGGCTGGCGAATGCGTGACGCAGTTTGTCTGGATCGAAGCCAGCAATGTGCTCATGCAGACTCTTGACTCCTACCGCCTAGGGGATCTGATCGCCCGCAAGGGATAG
- a CDS encoding nitroreductase family protein, translating into MMRLYEAGEGVPARPGPRTDPPLMELRPDHNPGPPRRIPPKHTSYILVRTNKEALMLKDLVLKNRSYRRFDNSVAIPMSTLEDLVDLARICPSAANKQPLRFILSTSPQDNDAIFGCLKWAAYLKDWGGPTPTERPSAYVVMLNTAKDWDFAKFDLGIMGQTMLLGAVEKGLGGCMVGAIDREKMRAHFALAPELEISLVLALGKPAEDVRIVDLPADGSIKYYRDEAGTHFVPKRSPGELILHKTGK; encoded by the coding sequence ATGATGCGGCTCTACGAGGCCGGCGAGGGAGTTCCGGCCCGGCCCGGCCCCCGGACCGACCCGCCGCTTATGGAGTTACGGCCCGACCATAACCCTGGTCCGCCGCGCCGCATTCCGCCCAAACACACCTCTTATATTCTCGTCCGCACAAACAAGGAGGCCCTCATGCTCAAGGATCTTGTTCTCAAAAACCGCAGCTACCGCAGATTTGACAACTCCGTCGCCATCCCCATGTCCACCCTCGAAGATCTCGTGGACCTGGCCCGCATCTGCCCTTCGGCCGCCAACAAACAGCCTCTGCGCTTCATTCTGAGCACCTCGCCGCAGGATAACGACGCCATCTTCGGCTGCCTGAAATGGGCCGCCTATCTGAAGGATTGGGGCGGCCCCACACCGACGGAGCGCCCCTCGGCGTACGTAGTCATGCTCAACACGGCCAAGGATTGGGATTTCGCCAAGTTCGATCTGGGCATCATGGGCCAGACCATGCTGCTGGGTGCGGTGGAAAAGGGACTCGGCGGCTGCATGGTCGGCGCCATTGACCGGGAAAAAATGCGCGCCCATTTCGCCCTCGCTCCGGAACTGGAAATCAGTCTGGTGCTGGCCCTGGGCAAACCCGCCGAAGACGTGCGCATCGTCGATCTGCCGGCGGACGGCTCCATCAAATACTACCGGGACGAAGCCGGTACCCATTTTGTGCCCAAGAGAAGCCCAGGCGAACTCATCCTGCACAAAACCGGAAAATAA
- the tgt gene encoding tRNA guanosine(34) transglycosylase Tgt yields MHIGKFTLHSTDGKARTGELHTAHGVIPTPIFMPVGTQGTVKAVCPQDLKDLGARIILGNTYHLCMRPGDEMIARRGGLHKFMNWDRPILTDSGGFQVFSLSGLRKLSEDGVAFSSHIDGSKHFFSPEKAISIQKNLGSDIMMVLDECVPYGADYEYTKKSLGLTTRWARRCREAYPQGSGDQLLFGIGQGGFFKDLREESIRQLADIPFDGYALGGLSVGESKPEMLDILYHSAPFLPADKPRYLMGVGTPLDIVRGIDAGIDMFDCVMPTRNARNGTLFTSQGKVNIKRAQYTEDDSALDPECSCYTCRNFSKAYLRHLYQAQEILSYRLNTIHNLAFFLTVVTDARKAIEDGTFQAYKARFEGIYDT; encoded by the coding sequence ATGCATATCGGAAAATTCACTCTACACAGCACCGACGGCAAGGCCCGCACCGGGGAACTGCACACCGCCCACGGCGTCATCCCCACCCCCATTTTCATGCCCGTGGGCACTCAGGGCACGGTCAAGGCGGTCTGCCCCCAGGATTTGAAAGACCTCGGCGCGCGCATCATCCTCGGCAATACCTACCACCTGTGCATGCGCCCCGGCGACGAAATGATCGCCCGGCGCGGCGGGCTGCACAAATTCATGAACTGGGACCGGCCCATCCTGACCGACTCCGGCGGCTTCCAAGTCTTCAGCCTCTCGGGCCTGCGCAAGCTTTCCGAGGACGGCGTGGCCTTTTCTTCGCACATCGACGGCTCCAAGCATTTTTTCTCGCCCGAAAAGGCCATCTCCATCCAGAAAAACCTGGGTTCGGACATCATGATGGTTCTCGACGAATGCGTCCCCTACGGCGCGGACTACGAGTACACCAAAAAATCCTTGGGCCTGACCACGCGTTGGGCAAGGCGTTGCCGCGAGGCCTATCCCCAGGGCAGCGGAGACCAGCTCCTGTTCGGCATCGGCCAGGGCGGATTCTTCAAGGACCTGCGCGAGGAAAGCATCCGCCAGCTTGCGGACATCCCCTTCGACGGCTACGCGCTGGGGGGGCTTAGCGTCGGCGAGTCCAAGCCGGAAATGTTGGACATCCTTTACCACAGCGCCCCGTTCCTGCCGGCGGACAAACCCCGCTACCTCATGGGCGTAGGCACTCCGCTGGACATCGTGCGCGGCATCGACGCCGGCATCGACATGTTCGACTGCGTCATGCCCACCCGCAACGCCCGCAACGGCACCCTCTTCACCTCGCAGGGCAAGGTCAACATCAAGCGCGCCCAGTACACCGAGGACGACAGCGCCCTTGATCCCGAATGCTCCTGCTACACCTGCCGCAACTTCAGCAAGGCCTACCTGCGCCATCTTTACCAGGCCCAGGAGATTCTGTCATATCGCCTCAACACCATCCACAACCTGGCATTCTTCCTAACTGTGGTCACAGACGCCAGGAAGGCCATCGAGGACGGTACGTTTCAGGCCTACAAGGCACGTTTCGAGGGTATCTACGATACATAG
- the nth gene encoding endonuclease III — protein MRISSITARAEALRERLARRYPRPRTELSWSTPWELLVATILSAQCTDARVNMVTPELFATWKTVKQMAAADPAQIEDVIHSTGFFRNKAKNLHTSAVRIMTHFGGQVPRTMEEMLTLAGVARKTANVVLSNAYGVHAGIAVDTHVKRISFRLGLTRQTNPDKVEQDLLKLFPQESWGAVNHYLVLFGREVCTARKPLCDACELADLCPRTGVIPRSASPVT, from the coding sequence ATGAGAATTTCATCCATCACAGCACGAGCCGAGGCCCTTCGCGAGCGACTGGCCCGGCGGTATCCCAGGCCTCGGACCGAGCTTTCCTGGTCCACCCCATGGGAGCTGCTCGTGGCCACGATCCTGTCGGCCCAGTGCACGGATGCACGTGTCAACATGGTCACGCCAGAACTTTTCGCCACCTGGAAAACCGTGAAGCAGATGGCCGCGGCCGACCCCGCGCAGATCGAGGACGTAATCCACTCCACCGGGTTTTTCCGCAACAAGGCCAAAAACCTGCACACCTCGGCAGTGCGCATCATGACCCACTTCGGCGGCCAAGTGCCACGAACCATGGAAGAAATGCTGACCCTGGCCGGTGTGGCCCGCAAGACGGCCAACGTGGTCCTGTCCAACGCTTACGGCGTGCACGCGGGCATCGCCGTGGACACCCATGTCAAGCGGATCAGCTTTCGTCTCGGGTTGACCCGGCAAACCAACCCGGACAAGGTCGAACAGGACCTGCTCAAACTTTTCCCGCAGGAAAGCTGGGGAGCGGTCAATCACTATCTGGTCCTTTTTGGCCGTGAGGTCTGTACTGCCCGCAAACCCCTGTGCGATGCCTGCGAACTCGCCGACCTTTGTCCGCGGACCGGGGTTATTCCCCGCTCCGCTTCACCCGTAACGTAA
- the cutA gene encoding divalent-cation tolerance protein CutA, which translates to MGQILVYMTFPDQKTATRIGQALLEKRLVACVNILPQVQSMYWWEDEIQHETEVVALAKTAQTLFEPLKTCVLGLHPYEVPCIVALALGHGHEPFLRWVDEQTRDRLEKCPQNELTGLKKRS; encoded by the coding sequence ATGGGACAGATTCTGGTCTACATGACGTTTCCGGACCAAAAGACCGCCACGCGGATAGGGCAGGCCTTGCTCGAAAAGCGCCTGGTCGCCTGCGTTAACATCCTGCCGCAGGTCCAGTCCATGTACTGGTGGGAAGACGAGATCCAGCACGAGACCGAGGTGGTCGCGTTGGCCAAGACGGCCCAGACCCTGTTCGAGCCGCTCAAAACTTGCGTTCTCGGCCTGCATCCTTATGAAGTACCTTGTATCGTGGCGTTGGCGCTGGGCCATGGCCACGAGCCTTTTTTGCGCTGGGTTGATGAACAGACCCGTGACCGTTTGGAGAAATGCCCCCAAAATGAGTTGACTGGGTTAAAAAAACGTTCATAG
- the miaB gene encoding tRNA (N6-isopentenyl adenosine(37)-C2)-methylthiotransferase MiaB, translating to MRFHILTFGCQMNVADADWLTQSLVSRGWTEAGESDAQVFVVTTCSVREKPEQKVYSLLGRLKSYADRSPDVFVAVGGCVAQQIGEEFWNRFPFVRLVFGTDGTAMVPQALDRLVADPALRISLLDFLDHYPEREQPEGGTVQAQAFVNIMQGCDNFCTYCIVPFTRGRQKSRSSDAVVAECEILVRRGARELTLLGQNVNSYGQDKHGDGTSFAALLERISAIPGLMRLKFTTSHPKDIAPEVVTAFGKLLNLCPQLHLPVQSGSDAVLKAMGRKYTKARYLDTIRELRRVCPQITLTTDIIVGFPGETLQDFEDTLELMRQVRYESSFSFKYSDRPGVRAEKMDFKVSEEEKSRRLAVLQEMQDRITVEELAAQVGSMAEVLVEGPSKMQDSEHVFWRGRDGGGRIVNFSSPIPCLTGRMVRVRIVDAKKHSLVGEIRGEPW from the coding sequence GTGAGGTTTCATATACTGACTTTTGGATGCCAGATGAATGTGGCGGACGCCGACTGGTTGACCCAATCTTTGGTCTCCAGAGGCTGGACCGAGGCGGGCGAATCCGACGCCCAGGTTTTCGTGGTCACTACGTGCAGTGTACGGGAAAAGCCCGAACAGAAAGTGTATTCCCTGCTCGGCCGGTTGAAGAGCTACGCTGACCGCAGTCCGGATGTTTTCGTGGCCGTGGGCGGCTGCGTGGCTCAGCAGATCGGCGAGGAATTCTGGAATCGCTTTCCTTTCGTTCGCCTGGTTTTCGGCACCGACGGAACGGCCATGGTGCCCCAGGCTCTTGATCGGCTGGTAGCCGATCCTGCGCTGCGGATAAGCCTGCTCGATTTTCTGGATCATTATCCTGAACGCGAACAGCCCGAAGGTGGCACTGTCCAGGCTCAGGCCTTTGTGAACATCATGCAGGGGTGTGATAATTTTTGCACCTATTGCATCGTGCCTTTCACTAGGGGACGGCAGAAATCGCGTAGTTCAGACGCCGTGGTGGCCGAATGCGAGATCCTGGTGCGTCGTGGCGCGCGCGAATTGACCCTTTTGGGGCAAAACGTGAACAGCTACGGCCAGGACAAGCATGGCGACGGAACATCTTTTGCGGCGCTCCTGGAGCGGATATCCGCCATTCCCGGCCTCATGCGTTTGAAATTCACGACATCGCATCCCAAGGACATCGCCCCGGAGGTCGTGACCGCATTCGGCAAGCTGCTCAATCTTTGTCCGCAGCTGCATCTGCCCGTGCAGTCCGGGTCCGACGCGGTTTTAAAAGCCATGGGACGCAAATACACAAAGGCGCGTTACCTGGACACGATCCGCGAACTGCGTCGGGTTTGCCCGCAAATTACCTTGACCACGGACATCATTGTCGGTTTTCCGGGCGAGACTCTTCAGGATTTTGAAGATACGCTGGAACTTATGCGCCAAGTGCGGTACGAGTCCAGCTTCTCCTTCAAGTATTCGGACCGGCCGGGGGTGCGCGCCGAAAAGATGGATTTCAAGGTGTCTGAAGAAGAGAAGTCGCGGCGTCTTGCGGTCCTGCAGGAGATGCAGGACCGAATCACCGTCGAGGAGTTGGCCGCGCAGGTGGGGTCGATGGCCGAGGTGCTGGTCGAAGGGCCGAGCAAGATGCAGGACAGTGAACATGTTTTTTGGAGAGGCCGTGACGGGGGCGGACGAATTGTGAATTTCTCATCGCCCATACCTTGCCTGACAGGCAGAATGGTTCGCGTGCGCATCGTGGACGCGAAGAAACACTCCCTCGTGGGAGAGATTCGAGGTGAACCGTGGTAG
- a CDS encoding bifunctional nuclease family protein — protein MVDMMVFGLALDEDSQMPILILKDTSEDIIFPIWIGAMEAMSISMALNKVAVPRPMTHDLILTILEKMETRLVAVEIISIHEGTYYAELVLQSETGERRVDCRPSDSIALALRAQVPIRVSEEVIALNKTLQKGVFQEVVTGEDSDKWTDILSKYSLDDLKYKM, from the coding sequence GTGGTAGACATGATGGTTTTCGGATTGGCATTGGACGAGGATTCGCAGATGCCCATCCTTATTTTAAAGGACACATCGGAAGATATCATTTTTCCCATCTGGATCGGCGCCATGGAGGCCATGTCCATTTCCATGGCTCTGAACAAGGTCGCCGTGCCCAGGCCCATGACTCACGATTTGATTTTGACCATACTGGAGAAAATGGAAACGCGGCTTGTCGCGGTCGAAATCATTTCTATCCACGAAGGCACCTATTATGCCGAACTTGTGCTGCAAAGCGAGACCGGCGAGCGCCGCGTCGATTGCCGGCCTTCGGACTCCATCGCCCTGGCCCTCAGAGCCCAGGTGCCCATCCGTGTTTCGGAGGAAGTCATCGCTTTGAACAAAACGCTGCAGAAAGGCGTTTTTCAGGAGGTTGTCACGGGCGAGGACAGCGACAAGTGGACGGACATCCTCTCCAAGTATAGCCTGGACGATCTCAAGTACAAGATGTGA
- a CDS encoding histidinol phosphate phosphatase domain-containing protein yields the protein MIDLHTHSSFSDGELIPAELARRAKVAGYRAIAITDHADASNMDFALPRVAAMAKEYSIYMDIVIVAGVELTHVPAALMEQEVRRARALGAGIVVAHGETIVEPVETGTNLAAILAGVDVLAHPGLITEEEVRLAAEKGVRLEITTRAGHGYTNGHVLALARAHGAKLVVNNDAHSSRDLVCAELRRKIALGCGMTPEEYRQADAEAWALVSRSLCL from the coding sequence GTGATCGATCTGCATACCCATTCGAGCTTCAGCGACGGGGAGCTGATCCCGGCTGAATTGGCGCGTCGGGCCAAGGTGGCCGGGTACCGGGCCATAGCCATCACCGACCACGCCGACGCCTCCAATATGGATTTTGCGTTGCCGCGCGTGGCCGCCATGGCGAAGGAGTATTCCATCTATATGGATATCGTCATCGTGGCGGGGGTCGAGTTGACCCACGTGCCGGCAGCTCTCATGGAGCAGGAGGTGCGCCGCGCCCGCGCTTTGGGCGCGGGAATTGTGGTGGCCCATGGAGAGACCATTGTCGAGCCGGTGGAGACGGGTACGAACCTTGCGGCCATATTGGCCGGTGTGGACGTGCTGGCCCATCCCGGGCTGATCACGGAAGAAGAGGTCCGACTGGCGGCTGAAAAGGGCGTGCGGCTTGAAATCACGACCCGGGCCGGACACGGATACACCAATGGGCATGTCCTGGCCCTGGCCCGTGCGCATGGCGCCAAGCTCGTGGTCAATAACGATGCCCATTCTTCGCGGGATCTGGTCTGCGCGGAACTGCGCCGCAAGATCGCGCTTGGGTGCGGCATGACCCCCGAAGAATATCGGCAGGCGGACGCAGAGGCCTGGGCTCTTGTGTCCCGGAGCCTTTGCCTGTAG
- a CDS encoding MotA/TolQ/ExbB proton channel family protein: MEAVAQTGVVEQMNVTQPIDSIQSLGAATQLGGMSQMGFWDMISNATVVVQGVMTLLAIMSLISWSIIFFKIIQINVGRRKALRERALFQNATNLADGVQTLREQGNSALYPIAKRGLQEFRRLEQSVIHPNLKFRVAGDNLRRVLEQGVSEGLGEMSRSLSFLATCANAAPFIGLFGTVWGIMNSFHAIGQMKTAALAAVAPGISEALIATAIGLAVAIPATIAYNTFLGMITTVHTEMECFASEFLNRAQLELPWMNKRSE; encoded by the coding sequence ATGGAAGCAGTAGCTCAAACGGGCGTTGTTGAGCAGATGAATGTTACGCAGCCGATCGATTCCATTCAATCTCTTGGCGCCGCCACGCAGCTCGGCGGTATGTCGCAGATGGGTTTCTGGGACATGATTTCTAACGCGACCGTGGTTGTGCAGGGTGTCATGACCCTCTTGGCCATCATGTCGCTTATCAGTTGGTCGATCATTTTTTTCAAGATAATCCAGATCAATGTCGGGCGGCGTAAAGCCCTCCGCGAACGGGCGCTGTTTCAGAACGCCACGAATCTGGCCGACGGAGTGCAGACTTTGCGCGAGCAGGGCAACTCGGCCCTGTACCCCATTGCCAAGCGGGGCCTGCAGGAGTTTCGCCGCCTGGAGCAATCCGTCATTCATCCCAACCTGAAGTTCCGCGTCGCCGGCGACAACCTGCGCCGGGTGCTCGAACAAGGGGTGAGCGAAGGGCTTGGAGAAATGTCCAGGTCTTTGTCCTTTTTGGCTACATGTGCCAATGCGGCTCCGTTTATCGGCCTTTTCGGCACTGTCTGGGGCATCATGAACTCATTTCATGCCATCGGACAGATGAAAACGGCGGCTCTGGCCGCAGTTGCGCCCGGTATTTCCGAGGCCCTTATAGCCACTGCCATCGGTCTGGCCGTGGCCATTCCGGCGACCATCGCCTACAATACCTTTCTGGGCATGATCACCACCGTGCATACGGAGATGGAGTGCTTCGCCAGCGAATTTTTGAATCGCGCCCAGCTTGAACTCCCATGGATGAACAAGCGGAGTGAATAA
- a CDS encoding ExbD/TolR family protein gives MQVNSGKGFLAEINVTPFVDVMLVLLIIFMVTAPMLTQGVEVDLPETKAVETLPEDSDTVVLHVLKDGTIKLDKYVVKVDELGNYLKRMEFEKGKLLYLQADKDVAYGVVVKVMAEVRAAGVQKLGVVAEPEEENP, from the coding sequence ATGCAGGTAAATTCAGGAAAAGGCTTTCTGGCGGAGATCAACGTCACGCCTTTTGTGGACGTCATGCTGGTGCTGCTCATCATTTTCATGGTGACGGCGCCCATGCTGACCCAGGGTGTTGAAGTCGACCTGCCTGAAACCAAGGCAGTTGAGACCCTGCCTGAGGATAGCGACACAGTGGTGTTGCACGTGCTCAAAGATGGGACCATCAAGCTCGACAAGTATGTGGTCAAAGTCGATGAACTGGGTAACTATCTCAAAAGAATGGAATTTGAGAAAGGGAAACTGCTTTATCTGCAGGCCGACAAGGATGTGGCGTACGGCGTTGTCGTCAAGGTGATGGCGGAAGTCAGGGCCGCAGGCGTGCAAAAGCTGGGAGTCGTGGCAGAACCTGAGGAAGAGAACCCCTAG
- a CDS encoding cell envelope integrity protein TolA → MFNSLRHLSWVFSIVLHLVVLLGGAYVSTDTHIKLNLNKRMYEVDLVGPPNKGKPGARSARKKAAEVAEAPQKPAAKDAKTVKAPDEPKKPEKKAAPSETAKAIPSDTVNATKVAEAKPEEPKKPEAKKEEPKKEEPKKEEPKKTAKDEPKSEPKSESKAEKKPTKEEILAQALGDATKAAKSSTKSGADGAAKGTATSGSKDALADALADLGREVSGRGTRGDGTAEDGDGEGVSSGSLDQYYATQVIRAIRQNWRFPRLSNVVLATTVELKVNKAGDILSSRMLNGSGRSDFDASVMRAIEDTKNLPPLPETLDATLAITFYNTEN, encoded by the coding sequence GTGTTTAATTCGCTACGTCATTTGAGTTGGGTTTTCTCCATTGTGCTGCATTTGGTCGTGCTGCTCGGCGGAGCCTATGTGTCCACGGACACCCATATTAAACTTAATCTGAACAAAAGAATGTACGAGGTCGACTTGGTCGGCCCTCCGAATAAAGGCAAGCCGGGGGCCAGGAGCGCGCGCAAAAAGGCCGCCGAAGTCGCCGAGGCGCCTCAAAAACCTGCGGCCAAGGATGCCAAGACCGTAAAAGCTCCGGATGAGCCCAAAAAGCCGGAGAAGAAAGCCGCCCCAAGCGAAACAGCCAAGGCGATTCCTTCCGACACGGTGAACGCCACCAAGGTGGCCGAGGCTAAGCCCGAGGAGCCGAAGAAGCCGGAGGCTAAGAAGGAAGAGCCTAAAAAAGAAGAGCCGAAGAAGGAAGAACCCAAGAAAACCGCCAAGGATGAGCCGAAAAGCGAGCCGAAAAGCGAGTCGAAAGCAGAGAAGAAGCCGACCAAGGAAGAAATCTTGGCGCAGGCTTTGGGTGATGCGACCAAGGCCGCCAAGTCTTCTACCAAGAGCGGCGCGGACGGAGCGGCAAAAGGCACTGCCACGAGCGGCTCCAAGGATGCCTTGGCTGACGCTCTGGCAGATCTTGGGCGCGAAGTCTCGGGGCGAGGCACGCGCGGGGACGGGACCGCCGAGGATGGCGATGGCGAAGGAGTGTCTTCGGGCAGCCTGGACCAATACTATGCCACGCAGGTCATTCGGGCCATTCGTCAGAATTGGAGATTTCCGCGTCTGTCGAATGTTGTGCTGGCCACGACCGTTGAGCTCAAGGTGAACAAGGCCGGTGATATTCTGAGCTCGCGTATGCTGAACGGGTCCGGGCGGTCCGATTTTGACGCGTCGGTCATGCGTGCTATCGAGGATACCAAGAACTTGCCTCCTTTGCCTGAAACATTGGACGCGACTCTGGCCATAACTTTTTATAATACGGAAAATTGA